One region of Cyanobium sp. M30B3 genomic DNA includes:
- a CDS encoding phycobilisome rod-core linker polypeptide, translated as MTLPVLATKPLTNNARVSNFLAASEETSRQFGRQASQLDGAAADALIEQAYRQVYFHAFKRDRDAMLESQLRSGQISTREFVRQLLRSEKFRNDFYRCNSNYRVVEQVVGRVLGRPVHGQQERIAWSIVIAEQGLPAFIDALIDSTEYLETFGEDLVPYQRARVLAGQSVGTIPFNQQAPRYDAYWRDTMAVRAPGVGSGSWAGWPRPAWLVNQPTPAVQNAWRYFVATGGFVLTGLVLWIALVMLSTGAKG; from the coding sequence GTGACCCTGCCTGTTCTGGCCACCAAACCTCTCACCAACAACGCCAGGGTCAGCAATTTTCTGGCAGCCAGCGAAGAGACCTCTCGCCAGTTTGGTCGGCAGGCCAGTCAGCTTGATGGAGCTGCCGCCGATGCCCTGATCGAGCAGGCCTATCGCCAGGTGTACTTCCACGCCTTCAAGCGCGACCGCGATGCGATGCTCGAGTCGCAGCTGCGCTCCGGCCAGATCAGCACCCGCGAGTTCGTGCGCCAACTGCTGCGCTCGGAGAAATTCCGCAACGACTTTTACCGCTGCAATAGCAATTACCGCGTGGTGGAACAGGTGGTTGGCCGGGTGCTGGGCCGACCGGTGCACGGCCAGCAGGAACGCATCGCCTGGTCGATCGTGATCGCGGAGCAAGGGCTGCCGGCCTTCATCGATGCTCTGATCGATTCAACGGAATATCTGGAAACCTTCGGGGAAGACCTTGTGCCCTATCAACGCGCCCGGGTGCTGGCTGGCCAGTCGGTGGGCACAATCCCCTTCAACCAGCAAGCCCCCCGCTACGACGCCTACTGGCGTGACACCATGGCCGTTCGCGCTCCCGGGGTCGGCAGTGGCAGCTGGGCAGGCTGGCCGCGTCCGGCTTGGCTGGTCAACCAGCCCACCCCGGCTGTGCAGAACGCTTGGCGGTATTTTGTGGCGACTGGCGGCTTCGTGCTGACCGGACTCGTGCTCTGGATAGCCCTGGTGATGTTGAGTACGGGAGCTAAGGGCTAA
- a CDS encoding biliverdin-producing heme oxygenase: MTIALASQLREGTKKAHTMAENTGFVSCFLKGVVDKASYRTLVADLYFVYDAMEQEIGKLRAAGHPVVGPVGFPELNRRESLEQDLAFYFGEGWRNSVKATPAAQEYVARIHQIAHESPELLVGHHYTRYIGDLSGGQILKAIAQKAMNLGEHDGLRFYAFDAIPDEKGFKANYRATLDALPIDQATADRIVAEANHAFHLNMTMFQELEGNLIAAIGKVLFGFLTRRQRSGSTEAVVA; this comes from the coding sequence ATGACCATTGCCCTTGCCTCCCAGCTGCGTGAAGGCACCAAGAAAGCCCACACCATGGCCGAAAACACCGGCTTCGTGAGCTGCTTTCTCAAGGGCGTGGTGGACAAGGCCAGCTACCGCACCCTGGTGGCCGACCTCTACTTCGTGTATGACGCGATGGAGCAGGAAATCGGCAAGCTGCGAGCCGCCGGCCATCCGGTGGTGGGCCCGGTGGGCTTCCCTGAACTGAACCGGCGCGAGAGCCTGGAGCAGGACCTGGCCTTTTACTTCGGCGAAGGCTGGCGCAACAGCGTCAAGGCCACCCCGGCCGCCCAGGAGTATGTCGCTCGCATTCATCAGATCGCCCATGAGTCGCCCGAACTGCTGGTGGGCCACCACTACACCCGCTACATCGGCGACCTCTCCGGCGGCCAGATCCTTAAGGCCATCGCCCAGAAGGCGATGAACCTCGGCGAGCACGACGGCCTGCGCTTCTACGCGTTCGACGCCATTCCCGACGAAAAGGGCTTCAAGGCCAACTACCGCGCCACCCTTGACGCCCTGCCGATCGATCAGGCCACGGCCGATCGGATCGTGGCGGAGGCCAACCACGCCTTCCACCTGAACATGACGATGTTCCAGGAACTGGAGGGCAACCTGATTGCTGCCATCGGCAAGGTGCTGTTCGGCTTCCTCACCCGCCGCCAGCGCAGCGGCAGCACCGAGGCAGTGGTGGCCTGA
- a CDS encoding phycocyanin subunit beta — translation MTRTFSAECDVFAKVVAQADARGEFINAGQIDALAAMVAESNKRMDAVNRITSNASKIVTNAARDLFEAQPALIAPGGNAYTHRRMAACLRDMEIILRYVTYAVFTGDASVLEDRCLNGLRETYLALGVPGASVAEGVRKMKDAAVAIANDRNGITPGDCSALMSEIGTYFDRAAAAVG, via the coding sequence ATGACAAGAACGTTCTCCGCAGAGTGTGACGTGTTTGCCAAGGTGGTCGCCCAGGCCGACGCCCGCGGCGAATTCATCAACGCCGGTCAGATCGACGCTCTCGCCGCCATGGTGGCCGAGAGCAACAAGCGTATGGATGCCGTGAACCGCATCACCTCGAACGCGTCCAAGATCGTCACCAACGCTGCCCGCGATCTGTTCGAGGCCCAGCCCGCCCTGATCGCCCCCGGCGGCAACGCTTACACCCATCGCCGCATGGCCGCCTGCCTGCGCGACATGGAGATCATCCTCCGCTACGTCACCTACGCCGTGTTCACCGGTGACGCTTCCGTGCTGGAAGACCGCTGCCTCAACGGCCTGCGCGAGACCTACCTGGCTCTCGGCGTCCCCGGCGCTTCCGTGGCTGAAGGCGTTCGCAAAATGAAGGACGCTGCCGTCGCCATCGCCAACGACCGCAACGGCATCACCCCCGGCGACTGCTCCGCTCTGATGAGCGAAATCGGCACCTACTTCGACCGCGCCGCCGCCGCTGTCGGCTGA